The Prionailurus viverrinus isolate Anna chromosome B2, UM_Priviv_1.0, whole genome shotgun sequence genome contains the following window.
AATGTGTTCCAGATGGGTAGTTAAATATCCAGGTGATATTTTGAAGGTTTGAGGCGAGTCAGGCACATTATTTACAAGCTGGAACAAATGTTACTTCACAGATTTGAGTTTCCTTCTTCTCTGAGATTACAGAAGGTACATCAGGAGACAAACGTGTGTTATCCTTTCCAGTCTATTCCTTCAATAATTGAACGACTGCGATGATACATTCCGACCTCAAGATTCCCTGAAGCTTTAGACAGGCATGAGGCGTGGGAAATCTGTTCTCAGAGAATAACACATTCCAAATcttggggaaataaaataaccgATTCAAGCCAGGATCATCATTGGATACTAAGATCATCTGGAACAAATTCTCAAGGAAGATGAAACTTCCTGGTGCCCGAGCATCCCCCGACAGACGACCTGCTCACTGCGCAAGGGAAATGGAAAGACCTAGATGTCACCACCTTAACTGAGGGATCAGACAGCACTTCCCCTAAGAAGACTCCTCGCGCCAAATGTGAATGCAATCAAAATTCTATACCCAACTCTCAGTTTACCCGAAATACAAGTGACGGGAGGATTTCTGACGATTTCCTCGCCACCACGAGGAAGCAGACATCCCGAAGTGTGCAAAATAACGGGCCTTCTTTCTTCAGGCAGTCAACGTCACGGGAAAACAGAGTGGGTCGACCGTTCCGgcataaaagagaataaaatacgtAGCAACCAAACGCAATGCGTGCATCTTGATTAGCTCCCGGCTTGTGTTTTGTGCTTTGAGCTATAAAAGATACTTTGGGAATAGAAAGATTTGATGAGACTGCATAAATGGTTAGAGAAGTATTTTTAATTGTCTCAGAATGATGATATTTTAGTCAAATTAGAGGAAGTCTCTTATTtttaggggagagagaaaaaaacaaatacagcaaaAGGTCAAGTGTGGACTCTAACTGCTAAGCGTACCAGCGACAATTAGGCAATTCTCTGAACTTTTTCATCAGCAGAAAAACTTGACAAGCCTTTTGTTAATAAAGTCATctccattggggcgcctgggtggctcagtcggttaagcacctgacttcagctcaggtcatgatctcagagtttgtgagttcaagcccctcatctggctctgtgctgacagctcggagcctggagccggcttcggattctgtgtctccctcgctctctgccccttgcccctccttcatgctctctctctctctctctctctcaaaaataaacaaacattaaaaaaatttttttaatcaaaataaatcaTCTCCATCTGCTTTCACGTGTGTTCATCTAATCATCCTAATCCCACCTCCTTTCTCTTGGCTCCTGTGACCGCACATCCCCCAGTGTCTGAACCTCTTTCCTCGGGCTCTGGCTGCACTAATGCAATTTCTTTGCACTTTGCAATTCCGCTACTGATCATTCAGTTAGAACTTCAGAGAGCTCAACCTTGACCCtctgctctctcccactctccttttcTCTACTTTCTTAGCTTCAGTTGCCATCGAAATGCCAGAGGCTCTCAAATGTGTGTCTTCGGGCCAGACTGCTGATCTGTGGTAAATGGATCTGAACTGCTGAAAAAAACTTAACTAAAGCACCGAACTTCATGGGAAACCTAAGATCCAAACTGACCTACTAAGTCAGAGCACGTTCTTTTCCCTTATAAAATTCCCACCATCTCAGCGTAAAGGGAAAATGTTAATAGGGTGCAAATCTAATAAACTCCTGGCTAATTAAAAATGGTTGTAGGGTAATTGTCCCAGGTAATGGAATGTTTTCATCAAATCAAGCTTCagccacttttaaaaatacattaccaCATATCCCCAGTTAGTATACACAATGCACagggcatcattttttttttattcctaaatttAAAGCACCTTCATGTCAAAACCCATAAATAtccgtgttttttttttggggggggggggtaaagtgtatttaatttgagagagagagagagagagtggaggagaggcagggagagagagaaagaaagagagagagagaatgaatcccaagcgggctctgtgctatcagctaactggaagcccgacgcagggctgaaacccacgaattgtgagatcacgacctgagctgaagcccaaCGCTTAACcagaagagccacccaggcacccctaaaaaccGTAAACATCTATATACTGAGTATACTTAGTTGAGATTTGAATTATACCACGAATTTACATGATATAAGCAACTGAGTCGAATCTCTATAGCCTCCGGGACTCACTTGGAATTTATACAAATTCCAACATCCAGCCCTGcacattcttctttaaaaaaaaaaaaaaaaacaccaaaagactcttttacacaaaaataaacctgcCAGGGAAGACCCAACATGAAGCCTTGAGGTCCTCACGGAAGAGCAAAAATTCATAAAGTGTCTGAGGCCATCAGAAGTAACATCTAACAAATGGGCAGAGATGGGGAAAATACACTGCACTCAAGCTTCCCCAGCAAATGGTGAACATCTCTCAGAGATCGTACCTATAACCACGCCTCCCACTGGTTTTGAGGAAAGCTCTGGAATAGTCTGTGGTGTTTCTGCGGGTGTTGCAAAAGAATTAAGGCAAAtatttggggcagctgggtggctcagtcagttaagcattcgacctcggctcaggtcatgatctcgcggtctgggagttcgagccccgcgtcaggctctgtgctgacggctcagagcctggaacctgcttcggattctgtgtctccctctctctgctcctcccctgctcacaccctctgtctccctcataaataaataaaaattaataaaaaagaatgaatgctacttggcaatgagaaagaatgaaatctggccttttgtagcaacgtggatggaactggagagtgtgatgctaagtgaaataagtcatacagagaaagacagataccatatgtttccactcttatgtggatcctgagaaacttaacagaagaccatgggggaggggaagaaaaaaaaacggggggttagagagggagagagccaaaccataagagactcataaaaactgaaaataaaatgagggttgatggggggtgggagggaggagtgggggggtgatgggcattgaggagggcacccattgggatgagcactgggtgctatatggaaatcaatttgacaataaatttcatatttaaaaaaataaaaataataaaaataaaagtaaacaaatgctaaaaaaaaaaaagaattaacgccagtgtgtttttttttttttttgccaaaaagaatggggaaaaagaacaagcctcaaaaaaaaaatgcagaaacagGGAGGATTATAGTTTGCCCCCATTACACTCAAGTTAACTCTTTCCCCCCATCTTCTGTGCTCCGGGACTCAAAGACATGGCATTGATACTTCGGTGTCAGTTTATCTATCAATACAGGATTCCTTCGGCATCTGCGTCTACCTGGATGACATATCAGAACACTTCTTCAAAGTCAGGGTGTCCGTTCAAAACCAGGCAAACGCTCGTCACTTGTGGGTCTCTCAGCGTTAAGCATGACTCATCTAAGTCATGACTAGCGCAGGCAATGCCCTTCCTTAACCAGATTCCTTGCTCATCTGTGCAAAAATTTCAGAAGTGAAGGAAACCGTCACTCTTGATGAACAGGTGGTGCCAACTCACTAATTATCGTAAACAGGGAATCATGACATATTCCCAAGTGATGTCTACTTTGCCTAACAATGGTCACATTTAAAGATcgggtaatttaaaaaaatttgcccAGATCACAGAAGGCTAGTGATTCCCCGACTAAAACGGACACTGTTCTGCTGAGCGGCAAGGCACATTCCGGAAAATGAGtcaagcaaattaaaaccaaaaatgttatttatcaaGGTAAAGGTAATGGTTTTGTTTCATCTTCGTCCGTGTTTCCAAAAGCTCAGGTTTGCAATGATCTGACGTTAACAGAAGTCCAAAGTAATAACTGAATCTCAACCATGAGTCAAAGAAATCACACTTCTGGTGTGGAAACAATAACAATTTaatggacaaacaaaatattatcacAGTGGATAAAATATCGAAGCATTGTCGTGTTTTCATTCAACAGCATGAAGAGTTTTTTGCTGTCTTCCATTTAAAACTCTTTAGAACCAAATGAAGTTactagcaactttttaaaaaggagactaTCACAATATTCAAAGAAACACGAATTTAGCACTGCAGACATTACACAAATAAGCAAAATGCACAGTACCCACAACCAGAGCTTTCTAGAAATCTCATATTACTCACCAATTTATTTGATGTTACATTTCAgacaaaatcaacattaaaaaaaaaaaccttataaatatataaatccgAACCACAAAACACCTCCTAAACATTAGATTTACTCTAAGTACAAATGGGTTTTTGGAAACTGCATTCACAATGCTATCTAAACTagattttatgaaattataaatgtattGAGCTGTAACTTGGGGCTCCAATTCATTGGGCCACACCCCACGTATGCTTTCCCGTCATACTCCCCTTGGGTGGACATATTCTCAGAGTCAAGAGTTAAACGATTAAAATCAAACTACGACTATTCTAAAAATAAGCGTCAACTCTTCCCGAAAATTCGGAGATTGGACTGGCCCATTGTAACGGTGCCACGCAACGAATGTTTCATCGCCAACAAGTTCAAGTAGTGTTAGTAACGCCCTTTTCTAAGAGTAATAAATATTCTAATGTTAATCATCAGTAATGGGTTTTAGGAACTGAaaagcgcttttttttttttttggcctagtTTCTGTGGACATTCTATTCCCTCAAACCTAAAACCTGCTAGACAATATCttctcataaatatatacattcgACTTCCCCTCCGTCACAGAATCATTAACACGAGTCACACGGCTTACGCTTTTATTTGAAATCAATTACGTAAGAACTTGAACCCGTTCTAAAATGGACTGCCAACAGGACCAGCGATATGTCAAGTTGTTCTCTGCCGTTTCCTTTGTGTTTCCTGGGAGGGTCCTCTCGAGCAGCCCGCCGGCTCTGCTTCTGGCCCATCTCTTTGCCCGGCCTCCTGCAACACAATTTTGCACACAGGCCTAAACCGCTGTGTTTGGGTTACAATTCAGTACAGCACAGCAAAATACGTCCGTCCGCGGCACCTCAGACCGTGAGCTAGAACATCTCCACAATTGTTTCTGGGCTTCCACGGCCACAATTCATTCACCCCAAACCATTATAGGAGTAAGTTCCAGAAGTTCACAGTGGAATTTGAAAtacagtggggggaaaaaaaaagcctcatgaGTATCTAACAACTAATTTCAGGGGAACCTCATTCTGGGTAAGGGGTGGGGCTCGTTGAACAAGGTGGCTGACAAGACAAAACTCAACTGAAACGTTTTAGGGAGAGACTCCACGGAAGGTTTCCATGAACACTAACCGGGCTGTGAGAATTTCAGAGAAGACTGAGGcgagaggaaaataaatatggagGGAAGGGTGTATCTCAAAGACAAGGGGCCATGTGCTGTCATGAAGGGCCCTGTGATGCAAAGTCCACGGTGGGTTTAATTTCTCTTCAGTGATATGGCAGAACAGGTATTTAATTGAAACCGCACAAGGGCACGAGGCCGATTCGCTCTTGGCAAAGGGGCTTGTGCACAGGGAATGAGCCCCTCGCTGGGGCAGCAGACCACAGACAGTGGCCTTAACTTCGAGACAAAACACCTGAAGATTCCAGGAAACGTCAACAACCAGGTgtgggaggggaggcgggggggggggcgcgcaggGGGAGTCACACTTTTTAAGCGGCTGTGTCTCAGAACAGCTTTCCTCTCGTGTCTACCCTGCACAACAGATTATCAAGGATTACGAGAGAAATCGTTCATCCCTAGCCATCTACAAAGACCTTACTACAGCCTGACCCCTTGCCCCTGGGGCCTGTCTAGCAGGGCTGGGGGAGATCTTGGCCATTTCTGGGGGAAGACTCCCCGGAAGAGCTCTAGGAAGGCTTAGCTCCTACATTTCTGTGTCTTTGCCAACCCCTAAGTAGAAATGAACGTGTTTATGTCCAGCATACAGGAAAACCGACGGAGTCCAGATTTCGGAAAAAGAGACCACAAACATTTGGCCAACGGCTTCGTTAAGGTCACGGACGCTCCTcgcagagaaatacaaaataaacaaatgatgagTGACCTAACTTCAAAGGTGGCAACGGGTGTCAAATTTCCTAGTTTGCACATCGGTTAAGAAGAAGGGGCCACACAGTCTAGAAACTCGTGACAAACGCACTGGCAGAAACCATACACCATGAGGATGACGAGGCTCGAAGGGACGAGGCTGACAAAGACGACCCCGAGGGTGACCTTCTTAGACACGAGTAAGTAGATCCCTAGGGGTAAGGAGCTGAAGTAGAGCAAACCCAGCAGCCAAACCAGCACCCGGATGGATGTCTGAAACAGCAGGGATGTACAGTTCCACACGGTCCAGTTGTGGGACACGGTGGTGACAGAGTCGAAACTTGCAGGCCGGTAGAACTCGACCACAGGAGTGGAGCTCAGAGACGGGGagctctctctctgcacctccatgATGGTTATGACCAGGCAGTTGGAGGAAGCGTGAGAAGGGCTGACGAGAGACGCCAGCCTCTTGGGGGTCAGCAGCAGCTCAGTAGGGTTTTCTGGCAGGCACTTCTTGCCTTTGCCTCCGCAAGTCAAGTTTACCAGGATGTTGTTGTCATCCGGCAGGCTGCTGACTTCATCATCCGGCAGGCAGGTCTCAAACCTGCAGAAAGGGCAGACGATGACGCCTTGCGGGGAGTCCCCGAAGTCTATGATCTTGTAGAGGCATTTGGCACAGACCCTGTGACAACACTCCAGCACTTTGGGTTTCCTCTGCTTCAGGTTGTACCGATTGTAACAGATCTTACACTCGAGCTCGTCGGAGACCTGAGAGTCTGCCCCATCTTCCGGCGGCTGACTGGCCATCCTGAATGGTGTGGACACGGTCTTTGGCCAGAAGTGTCTCTCCGAAGGATGACTTCGATTAAGGTGTCCCTCTGAATATCACATCATCCGAATCAGGCAGTGGGGCCAAAGGGCAGGAAAAGGAGGGACAGAAATCAGAAATCGTCCAGGCATTTTGAGCTTCTACATTCACTCTGTCtcaaacacatatttaaaaaggcCACATGCAGGgtctgcaaaggaaaaaaagagattctaATATAGTGAAGAGTTCACTGAAAAGGGCTTTCTGGAATTTTCGGAGCTCCAGTGGCTGAGAAGCCATAGATTTAAAGGTTAGAGCCCCTTCACCTCCTCACACATTTCTGTGCCAGGACAGGAAAGTGTTGTCTCCATGCTTAGCTTTCTCAGTCCACAGATACAGTAGGAAAGAACGAATCCAGATTCCTACCGGTCTAAGTACATTCTAGAGCATCGTGATTTTGACTAGATACAGATTCTCTCTGAAACTCGTAACATTTCTGGGCCCTTTGAAAACAGAACGGGACGTGTATCAGAAACAGACACATTTGCAATCAAATTCCATTCAGTACAGACTGATCGATTCAGATCATCAATACCGTAAATGCCAGTCTTCTAAATACCCTCAGCAGTGCTTAGGAatacacacaaaagaaggaaagccTTAAGGATAAGTTCACTCCGGGAAGAATGGGGCAGATGACACGTGACACAAGCATTACAACCAGGCCAAGTCTAACTctcaaaaaagagaagtaaacactagggcagctgggtggctcagtgggtacgcatctgactcttgatttcagcccaggtcatgatctcacggttcttgagttcgagacccacgtcgggctccgtgcggacagcacggagcctgcttgggattctctctctccctctctctctgcccctcccccactcacactcctgCTCTATCgctaaaaaaataagcaaacatttaaaagagaagtAAACAATACATGCACAGTTGCATCTCTAAGCGAGAAGAATCGTGCATGCATGGCTATGGGGACGAAGTCCTCAAAGTTCCCCTACTCGCCCAGTTTATTTCATGTAAACTCTGTCTCTGCAGTGAACAGAAAGCATAATAGAGTCAACAGTGCCTAACGTCAGCCCTCGGGTGCTGTTACTGGCTCTGGACAGAAGGCTGAGGCTTGATTTCGTGCGCCCAGTCAGTCCTCGATTATTAGCAGTCATAAAGGGGGCTGAAGTCTGGGCCATCTCCACATCACCAGTATTTGGCTTTGACGTGTATGACTGTTTTGGTAAGAGATTGATCTTATGTTTTGCTGGGGAAAATATCGAAATGTACTTGAATTTCTGAGCACGCTTCCAAGCCCAGTGGCGGAAGGCTGCCGCAGCAGCTCTAGAAAGCCCAGCACAACTCTTCGAGGATTAACTTCGCTGTGGGTCATCCTGCTTAACAGAGAAGAGGCAGCAGGTACCTCGACTTGAAATATTTGGAATTATGAACAGCTGGCTTGTGAATATATATTATCTTCCTTTTTATGACTTCAGCTAATTTGTTAATTGATATCATATAATACAAAAAGGCAGTTACGAGACATAATGTTGGGAAAAGGAAGTCACTCCATAAACAGAATCTCTAGTGTCACCCAAGACACGGaggtaggggtttttttttgtttttttgttttttttttagtttttagtttttacatttatttatctttgagggacagagagagagacagagcacaagtcggggaggggcagagagagacggagaccaagaatccgaaacaggctccaggctccgagctgtcggcacagagcccaacgtggggcttgaactcatgaaccatgagatcatgacctgagccgaagctgggggcttaacccactgagccacccaggtgccccgggttttttttttttaatagagtttaTTGTATACAAATGCATGTATTTCAAAACTGCCATCATAAGCCAATTTCTGTATATCTACTCTTACGCACAAAAAAAggatacacagacacacacatcctCTCTTCTGTGCCCTTTCTTTCCATGTGCCCTCaatgttttcttcattcctgGTCCTGAAGCATGTGCCCATGTGATCGCGAAATGGGACTGTATCTTGCCCACAATTCTACAAAGCTGGCTTCCTAGTCTCCTGTGGGATGGACATCTATCTCCAGGAGGGGAGCCAAGGGCCATGAAGATGTTCTATCCCTGTCACTACACCCAGTCCTCGCCACCTTCACAGAATGGGGCCCGGCACCGGGCAGGTCCGCTTCCTGGACAGCTCCCCCTTGTCAGGAGTCCCCTGTGGCCACGCACAGACCAAAGGCCCATCCCAATGGGCCTTAATGCCTTCCAAAACCCAGGCGGGCTGAAACTAATAATAGGGCTAGAATTCGCAGCAGTGACTGCCTCCATCGCCATCGAAAGGACCGATGTGTGTGAAGGTGTgtgaaaaagtaaaagacaaaatgtaaacatatacGCCGAGACATCTGGAAAAGAGCAAGTGAAATATTCAGTGAGGATAAGTTAGCAAAATCAGAGAAAGCTAGACTGTGCACCTAGTAACATCAGCAAGAAGCTTATATGGATGTGAAAATTCAGCATTTGATGAGCAGCTCGTCCCATTAATACTTTCTGTATCACGCTTTGAAACAAAGCTTTCCTTTTGTCACAGAAAACAACTCTATCAGACCTTCAAATGTGGTGACACGGTGTTATGTGATAATGTTCCTCTTTATAAAACTTCACATCCGGGGCTTCTTGATAACATGCAAAGAAAATACCAGATGTTCGAATATCCAATCAAAGAGACATCTACTTCAGTCCTAAGGCCAACCGTAGCAAACCTGCTCTCACCAGCAGAAATACTTTAAGTCCTGCCTCTGAGAGAGGCCCCCCCTGGGCAGGGCTGGCGGACAGCCTTGAGTTGCATCCCTGGAAATGCGGCCAGGACAAGGGTTTCTTCCTGGGATGCCATAAAGCAGCATGGCGATCGTTCCTCTCGGGAAGGCAGGGTACCACCTGCTGGAGTTCTTAAGAGTAAATACTTCATCTGTCTCCTTGTGACTCGAGGGTCTCTCAAAGGACTCGACTAATAACCGAAAATCTGTAACTTCATTGGGCTGCCACGAGTCAGAGTTATTTGGTCCTCCAAAAGCTATGCGTTCACCCCTGACAAGAGCTGCAGGCAATAGTCACGATGCGGAGTGAAGGAAGTCAGACCCAAAAGAGCACATACCGCAGCATTCCATTTTTAGAAagctcaaaacacacacacacacacacacacacacacacacacacacacagaggcaaaaCTAAGCTGTGTGGATGCAAGTTTAGGTGGTAAAGCTAAGACGAAAAGCCAGGAATTGATTAACATCCAAGTCAGGATCTCGGATGCCTTTGAAGGGGTGGAGAAGCGGGGTCGGAGGGCACCGGCTGACAGGCTGATGGTCCTCTGGGTTCTCAGGAGTGCTCAGTTGGTGACATGCCATCGGGCAATACGTTGTTTCTGTACTGGTGTTATCTTTCACGGTATAAAGTAAGAAgtaagaaggggagaggggaggggaggggagagggggcggaGAGGGGtaggacagggaagggaggggagggaagggaaaggaaatacctaaatatttttggtatttttaatagCCTGGATTTTTCTGTCAGTAGGTATTTTAGATCAACTTATCTTTCCCTCTATGATctgtaattccatttcttttctttttttttttctgccacaaaATTGAAATGTCACTTATTTATCACCTAAACATCCAGGCACTACTGTTAAGTCAATATTGAAATGAACGGAATCTTTAAGACACGCCGGTCTGGCGCGTTCCTTGAGGAGAACTACTGCTGAAAGTCTGTCTCAGCAGGCACAGGGGAGAGAGTCTGGCATGCTAAaaccgcctcaaaaataaacacacataattATGCAAGATGACAGATGTGTTACACCAATGTTATCGTGGtaaacattttgcaatatgtacacGTATCACATCACGGTtgcaccttaaatttacacaatggtGTATGTCAACTGCATTTCAGTAAAGCTGggaaaaggttttcttttcctggaaaaatacatatttaaatatatgaaggtGATATTCCTTATCAACCACTTAATAGCCTTTAATCCTTTTGTAAGTCATCTGGGGTAAGACCATCCACGTAAATAATTACCTACTATGAATCTTGGCGCTATCAGAACAACGTTTAATTGCACTGCCCTAAATGTACGGGACTTATTGTTTGACTCAAACCCACTTCCTCCACTGCTCAATTCTTTTGATCCTAAAGATGCAAATTTTGCTTCTATCTGAGGCAAAGCCTCCAGCAGACATCTGTGGTTTCCGTCTACCTGGGGATCTTCTGGTTTTCTCCTTTACACAGACCTGCACCCCCTTCTGCCACTGCCACCGCTTCTGCGGGGACGTGCTCCCCGCGCACGCAAACCACATGACTTGTGTTTCCACTGTCCACTGCCCGCGctgcctcccttctctccagAGGTGTGGCTTTGTGACCCGGAAGGCCAAGGGAGGGCGCACAGACCAGAAAAAGATGTTTCGAGGAACTGTCCTGCCctccagagggagaaaaagggagaaaaagccaaagccaaaagcaaaaagagaaatacaagacAGCAGAAGGTGGAGATACAGACAGAGGCAAAAGGCAGACACCTGACGACAGGTGAACCAGACCTGGGTGGAGGCTCCTGTGAGCCAATGAATTCCCTTCTTTGCTTCTGCTGGTGTTTTGATTGGATTTCTGCTACTTACAACTCCAAGAGCCCTGGACACAATTACCATGCTGTATTTGATTTGAGAATGTATTATGTTTTTAGATCTAGGTTCCTCCTTGCTAGGGCAGAAATTATAAATGATTTGTAAAACTGAatacatgtacttttaaaatttcacttgtgTGCGcgagcacacatgcacatatacatacaaatttaaatttactaAACATGCAAAGGTCGTCATAAATATCATGGTTTATTAGTCGCGTGTGTGCGCGTGTCCGCACGCATGAGTGTGTGTCTTCTTGTGTATCTGGCTAATTTCTCCTCTTCACTCCCTCCATCCACAACAGCGTCAATGCTACCTTCTTCCTCGTCCCCCCCCCCAGTCACACATATTAACTAGCTGGTATGTTTCTTCCGTATATAGTTCCATGTGCACATATTTATCTGGTACATATCATTATAACGGCACACACAAGCACCGTGTTTTCCATTGTCTTGACTATTTAATACCCACTTGTCCGCATCTTGCTTTTCCCATTCAATGACGGTTCATGAAAAGCTCTCAATTCAACTGatgaaaaattccttttttcaCGAGTGCATATTTCATTCATCATTTGGATACACCGTAATACAGCCAACCACCTCTCTCCTGGTCGACGTTCATCCATCTCCATTCTTCCCCAACACATACATTTCGGCAGAACACAACCTCGTGATACGCATCCTTACATCCGGGtgtttttatctctttgaaaGAAAACGAGTGGAGTTCCTGAGTCAAACGGATGTCACCCCTAAC
Protein-coding sequences here:
- the RNF182 gene encoding E3 ubiquitin-protein ligase RNF182, encoding MASQPPEDGADSQVSDELECKICYNRYNLKQRKPKVLECCHRVCAKCLYKIIDFGDSPQGVIVCPFCRFETCLPDDEVSSLPDDNNILVNLTCGGKGKKCLPENPTELLLTPKRLASLVSPSHASSNCLVITIMEVQRESSPSLSSTPVVEFYRPASFDSVTTVSHNWTVWNCTSLLFQTSIRVLVWLLGLLYFSSLPLGIYLLVSKKVTLGVVFVSLVPSSLVILMVYGFCQCVCHEFLDCVAPSS